In Gracilibacillus salitolerans, the sequence AGGATTGTTTAATATCCTGGTGTACATACAAATAGTCAGGAGCTACACACGTTTGACCAGCATTGGTAAACTTGCCCCAAGCTACACGTTTTGCTGCTACTTTAAGGTTGGCATCGTTATGAATGATAGCCGGGCTTTTTCCACCTAATTCTAATGTAACAGGAGTTAAGTTCTTCGAAGCGGCTTCCATTACAACACGGCCTACAGGAACACTGCCTGTAAAAAAGATATAATCGAAATTTTCTTTGAGTAAAGCTTGGCTTGTTTCTGCCGCACCTTCGATAACTGTTACAAATGCTTCAGAAAAGTTCTCTGAGATCAGTTCTTTTAAAACGGAAGATGTTTCTGGAGTATATTCGGAAGGTTTTATCACTGCACAATTGCCTGCAGCGATAGCACCAATTAATGGTGCTAGTGCGAGTTGAAAAGGATAGTTCCATGGCGCAATAATGAGAGTTACTCCATACGGTTGTTGATATATATAGCTTTTTGAACCAGTATGGGTAATAGGTGTTTTTACTTTTTTTCGTTTGATCCACTTGGGAAGCTCTTTGATCGTATGATCGATTTCACTATATAGAATCCCGATTTCGGTCATATAGGTCTCTAGTTCTGATTTGTTAAGGTCTTTCTTAATAGCCGTAAGAATTTTGTCTTCATATTCTTTAATGCTTGCTTTTAATGTATGCAGAGCATCTATGCGAAAGCGCAAATCTTTTGTCTGATTGGTTTCAAAGAAATGTTTTTGTTTGGTAAGGAGTGATGGATAAGCTAGCATGTGTCTCATTCCTATCTGAGTCTTTTCTTAAGCATATCATTTGTCCTCTATAAAACCAATTGTTCAATTTGTAACCTTTTAATTTAAAAAAACGACTCATTAGGTAAAGCGACTGGGGGAAATTCATGAGGTTACAATTATTTATCGCCGGGGTGATCTCTATGCTTATTATCTTACTGTTGATTTTAGCTAGTTCCTCTTCAATCGGAAATCCAAGTGCACGCGATATTTTAATTAATAATCAGGATGCTGATATTATCCAATTGGATGGGTTGATTTATAAGAATGTATCGAATAGAGAATGGGTATCAACTGATTACCAGATAGGAGAATCGGTAGGTGAAATAAAAAAACGAACAGATCGCACATGGCTGTATCGTGATTTTTTTGCGACTAAATTAGATAAAGGGACGATCATTTATGCGGAAAAAGAAGATAATGATCAAAAAAGAGAGGTTATGTCTACGCTATTAGTTGAAATAGAAGATGAATTATTAGTTTATCAAGCACTAGTGGAAGGTTGATAAAATGAAATACTTTTATGCTTTTAGCATGGCACTCATGATTATTGTTGGGCTGCTGTTAGGAAAACATGATCAAGAGGAACAAGCTTTTATGGATGACCTTTTGCTACATCAACCAATTGATATAGAAGAGGTTGAGGCGATGTATTGGGAGCGGAAGGAAATCGATATAAATAAGAACATTATTAAAGCTTTTAACAACTATCCAGCAAATCAAATAGCAGTAAAAAATATCGACGAGTCTGAGGCAGAATTAGGGTTCAAACTTCAGGAAGGTATCATGATTAGACTTCTTTATTCGGATGGCAATCTATTTGTGAAGCGTAATGATGTTGGTGAAGGAGAGATTTGCTATCAACTAAAAGAAACTATAGAGCCGGTTGAAGACCTTTTTACCAATAGATAAAAAAGTTCCTGCAATCGGCAGAAACAACCATTAATCATATTTTTTCAGCTGATATTATGAAAAACATTGGTCTGCGCAGTTCATCCTGCATCTCAGGTAACATCTCCTCAGATGGAACGGACTCCTTGACGGCTTTAATGACAAAGCCTGCTGTAATTAAGTCATTAATATAAGTAGATATAGTACGATGATATTTGATGACATTTTCAGCAAGGAAAGAGGTTTGACGTATACTTTCTGTTTGATAATGATCAACAGGCCAATGTAATCGATGTCCGTTTTGGTCATAATACCAGTCCTGTTCTTCCCTTGCTGTGAATATTGGGTGTTCAGCAGAGAAAATAAAGGTTCCACCAGGTTTTAAATAATCAAATACTTTGCTACAGATTGTTTGGTAATCTTTTACATAATGAAGTGCTAATGAACTGAAAACCACATC encodes:
- a CDS encoding aldehyde dehydrogenase produces the protein MLAYPSLLTKQKHFFETNQTKDLRFRIDALHTLKASIKEYEDKILTAIKKDLNKSELETYMTEIGILYSEIDHTIKELPKWIKRKKVKTPITHTGSKSYIYQQPYGVTLIIAPWNYPFQLALAPLIGAIAAGNCAVIKPSEYTPETSSVLKELISENFSEAFVTVIEGAAETSQALLKENFDYIFFTGSVPVGRVVMEAASKNLTPVTLELGGKSPAIIHNDANLKVAAKRVAWGKFTNAGQTCVAPDYLYVHQDIKQSFITELKHAIATMYGEHPLENQNFVRIVHEKHFDRLQGFLTNGNTILGGKSDREKLKIEPTLLTDITWDDAVMQDEIFGPVLPIMEYQDLDNVIQGIQHHPDPLAFYFFSESDALADNMIDKISFGGGCINDTIYHLASPYLPFGGVGNSGIGAYHGKDSFLTFSHQKSVLKQTTTFDIPLRYPNVKNGLKLLKRFMK
- a CDS encoding class I SAM-dependent methyltransferase codes for the protein MKQNKYDDEQFFSAYKNMPRSTQGLEAAGEWHMVKTLIPDLQDKVVLDLGCGFGWHCRYAREQKAKSVVGVDISEKMLQEAKEMTNDSSISYLNQPIEEIDFSEATFDVVFSSLALHYVKDYQTICSKVFDYLKPGGTFIFSAEHPIFTAREEQDWYYDQNGHRLHWPVDHYQTESIRQTSFLAENVIKYHRTISTYINDLITAGFVIKAVKESVPSEEMLPEMQDELRRPMFFIISAEKI